A genomic stretch from Candidatus Krumholzibacteriota bacterium includes:
- a CDS encoding cupin domain-containing protein, which translates to MSRAVNVDRCFEKFSDTFSPKIIGELNGQYVMIVRLEGDKVPWHAHAGEDEMFFVLAGVLEIIETEKKTTLQAGEFYIVPKGVEHRVVPRGHVRLMLFEPAGISHTGNVKSEITREKFDRLEW; encoded by the coding sequence ATGTCAAGGGCGGTAAATGTCGATAGATGTTTCGAAAAATTCAGCGATACGTTTTCGCCAAAGATCATTGGCGAGTTGAACGGTCAATATGTTATGATTGTACGGCTGGAAGGCGACAAAGTGCCGTGGCATGCGCATGCCGGCGAGGATGAGATGTTTTTCGTGCTGGCTGGTGTCCTGGAGATCATTGAGACGGAGAAGAAGACAACATTGCAGGCCGGAGAGTTCTATATCGTCCCAAAAGGAGTGGAACATCGAGTCGTTCCCCGGGGGCATGTCCGTCTGATGCTGTTTGAACCGGCAGGCATCTCTCACACCGGCAATGTCAAATCGGAGATAACCAGAGAAAAGTTTGACCGGCTTGAATGGTAG
- a CDS encoding cache domain-containing protein — MKNKTSFIKYIQSWSIIIIITIGVSIITIDVIDSYQDFNIRADQMREDHIDRQKQIIKREVERVVDMILYEKEQSEDQVKSKIESRVYEACAIVQNIYQENKNSKNEDEIQKIILNTLTPIRFEQNRGYYFIIRVDGVAILFPGKSDLNGKNLLLEQYPEIRSITKNMIDIVEQAEEGFYQYYWKKPDAEGDDFKKISFVKRLNLYGWFIGTGLYIDDVTKRIKENLLLDISRIRFGKEGYIFVNKFNGDALVSNGKLLAGTQKLWEVFDADPEKMKNIFDKEYKAAHIPDGDYIYYSFYKLTDMTKDSPKASFIYGIPELEWIIGAGVYLDDVETEIALIQSGLNDKIKSRILQSLLITISVVALLLFIFSRLNRRLKKDFNLFSLFFNRAVFSDDPIDRGVIQFAELDQMAENANKMIMDRRQAEESLRKSEANLRAVFEAAKNVAFVKVEGDSENGEIVDFSPGAQQIFGYAAEEVLGKPIMILYSREEIDKVAWCFKEMNEYRKSCSGESTLERKSGETFPSLFTAHPVFDDDGIMAAVICVFIDITQRKKAEEELRKTENLKSVGILAGGIAHDFNNILMGLFGNILLAKEELPEDHPGFKPLEDAGKSMDRAIRLAKQLLTFSKGGAPVKERVNLDTLIEEVVRFDLSGSNVLPVFKHGDDLWPVEADRGQIQQVFSNLTINSKQAMPDGGHLYITMVNVDISANEIQGLDEGKYIKITVADEGIGIDRNHLGRIFDPYFTTKHAGNGLGLTTVYSIIKSHGGSISVDSKHGKGATFKLYLPASDQSLLIEKGRPSSKSIKIDQTTRVLVMDDEKMICDVVSRMLKNEVFAIETALDGMQMLKIYKDAMDAGEPFDVVIMDLTIPGGVGGKDAIREILKINPEAKVIVSSGYANDPVMANYSEYGFRGIVAKPYKKKKLLEVLSHVLTK, encoded by the coding sequence ATGAAGAATAAAACCAGTTTCATAAAATATATCCAGTCATGGTCGATTATCATCATAATAACTATCGGTGTGAGCATAATCACCATTGACGTAATCGATTCTTACCAGGATTTCAATATTCGAGCGGATCAAATGCGCGAAGATCATATTGATCGTCAAAAACAGATAATCAAGCGTGAGGTCGAACGCGTTGTCGATATGATCCTTTATGAAAAAGAGCAAAGCGAAGATCAGGTAAAATCAAAAATTGAATCCAGGGTCTATGAAGCGTGCGCGATAGTCCAAAATATTTATCAGGAAAATAAAAACAGCAAAAACGAGGATGAAATCCAAAAAATAATATTAAACACGTTGACTCCGATCCGGTTTGAACAGAATCGAGGATACTATTTTATCATTCGTGTCGATGGAGTTGCGATATTGTTTCCTGGCAAATCCGATTTGAACGGTAAAAATCTGTTATTAGAACAGTATCCGGAAATACGAAGCATCACAAAAAATATGATTGATATCGTGGAGCAGGCTGAAGAGGGTTTTTATCAATACTACTGGAAAAAGCCGGATGCTGAAGGTGATGATTTTAAAAAAATATCTTTTGTAAAGCGGTTGAATCTGTACGGGTGGTTTATAGGAACAGGCTTGTATATTGATGATGTTACAAAACGGATAAAGGAAAACCTTCTCCTGGACATCAGCAGGATCCGGTTTGGCAAAGAAGGATATATTTTCGTCAACAAGTTTAACGGCGATGCTCTGGTGTCAAACGGAAAACTTTTGGCCGGAACGCAAAAGCTCTGGGAGGTCTTTGACGCTGATCCAGAAAAAATGAAAAACATTTTTGACAAAGAGTACAAAGCCGCGCATATACCCGATGGTGATTATATTTATTATTCGTTTTATAAACTGACCGATATGACGAAGGATTCGCCAAAAGCTTCTTTTATCTACGGGATTCCGGAATTGGAATGGATTATCGGAGCCGGCGTCTATCTTGATGATGTTGAAACAGAAATCGCACTGATTCAATCAGGGCTGAACGATAAAATCAAATCGAGGATCCTTCAATCGCTTCTGATTACTATCAGCGTAGTAGCGTTGTTGCTTTTTATATTCAGCAGGCTGAACCGAAGACTTAAAAAAGATTTCAATCTGTTCAGCTTGTTTTTCAATCGGGCGGTATTTTCCGACGATCCGATCGACAGGGGTGTAATACAGTTTGCCGAACTTGACCAGATGGCAGAAAATGCCAACAAGATGATAATGGATCGCAGGCAGGCCGAAGAATCTCTTCGCAAAAGCGAAGCGAACCTCCGCGCGGTATTTGAAGCGGCAAAGAATGTAGCCTTTGTAAAGGTCGAAGGGGACAGTGAAAATGGGGAAATAGTCGATTTCAGCCCCGGGGCCCAGCAGATATTCGGATACGCGGCGGAAGAAGTCCTGGGCAAGCCGATCATGATCCTTTATTCACGGGAGGAAATCGATAAAGTAGCCTGGTGTTTTAAAGAAATGAATGAATACAGAAAAAGCTGCAGCGGAGAATCGACGCTGGAAAGGAAATCAGGAGAAACATTCCCCTCGCTTTTTACGGCGCACCCGGTTTTTGACGATGATGGGATAATGGCAGCGGTTATCTGCGTGTTCATAGATATAACACAGCGAAAAAAGGCCGAAGAAGAATTGAGAAAGACAGAAAATTTGAAAAGTGTCGGTATCCTGGCAGGGGGAATAGCACACGATTTCAACAATATCTTGATGGGGCTGTTCGGGAATATTTTGCTGGCTAAAGAAGAACTTCCCGAAGATCACCCCGGCTTCAAACCGCTTGAAGATGCCGGAAAATCAATGGATCGGGCGATCCGGCTCGCAAAGCAACTGCTTACTTTTTCCAAGGGAGGGGCGCCCGTAAAGGAGAGGGTCAACCTGGACACGCTGATAGAGGAAGTCGTTCGGTTTGATCTTTCGGGCAGCAATGTATTACCGGTTTTTAAGCATGGAGATGACCTTTGGCCGGTCGAGGCGGATAGAGGACAAATACAACAGGTTTTTTCCAACCTCACGATAAATTCCAAACAAGCTATGCCGGATGGAGGTCATCTATATATCACAATGGTGAATGTCGATATTTCAGCAAACGAGATCCAGGGGCTGGACGAAGGAAAATATATCAAGATAACCGTGGCAGATGAAGGTATTGGAATCGACCGGAATCATCTTGGCCGGATATTCGATCCTTATTTTACTACGAAGCACGCGGGTAACGGGTTGGGTCTCACAACGGTCTATTCAATCATCAAGAGCCATGGTGGAAGCATCAGTGTCGATTCAAAACATGGTAAAGGCGCGACCTTCAAGTTGTATCTGCCCGCATCTGATCAATCTCTGTTGATCGAAAAAGGGCGACCTTCTTCAAAAAGTATTAAAATAGATCAAACCACCAGAGTGCTTGTCATGGATGATGAAAAGATGATATGTGATGTCGTCTCGCGAATGCTCAAAAATGAAGTCTTTGCAATTGAGACGGCATTGGATGGCATGCAGATGCTCAAGATATATAAAGACGCGATGGATGCCGGCGAGCCTTTTGATGTTGTTATCATGGATCTTACGATTCCAGGAGGAGTCGGTGGAAAAGACGCGATCAGGGAGATCCTCAAGATCAATCCTGAAGCGAAGGTAATCGTCTCAAGCGGATACGCCAATGATCCTGTTATGGCAAACTATTCTGAATATGGTTTCAGGGGTATAGTTGCCAAGCCATATAAAAAGAAAAAACTTTTGGAAGTGTTGAGCCATGTGTTGACAAAATAA
- a CDS encoding DUF1287 domain-containing protein has protein sequence MIIIVATGVFAQNPDSTLTGRLVEAAIERTRHGVTYDGAYRAIAYPGGDVPDSIGVCTDLIIRTYRAVGIDLQEMVHVDMTGAFDEYPDFWGSGSPDPNIDHRRVPNLQVFFRRHGEVLGISTDPGDYSAGDIVTWMLPGGLPHIGIVTYERSPDEKRPLIAHNIGRGPEIADMLFDYPVTGHFRYIR, from the coding sequence CTGATCATAATTGTCGCTACGGGAGTTTTCGCGCAGAATCCGGATTCTACCCTCACAGGCCGGCTTGTCGAAGCCGCGATCGAGCGTACTCGACACGGCGTGACCTACGATGGGGCATACAGGGCTATCGCTTATCCCGGGGGAGATGTTCCGGATAGTATCGGCGTCTGTACCGATCTGATCATCCGGACCTATCGAGCTGTTGGAATCGACCTGCAGGAAATGGTCCACGTCGACATGACCGGCGCGTTTGATGAATATCCGGACTTTTGGGGGTCGGGCAGCCCCGATCCCAATATAGATCACAGGAGAGTCCCGAATCTCCAGGTATTCTTCCGACGGCATGGAGAAGTACTGGGAATCAGCACAGACCCTGGCGACTACTCTGCGGGAGATATCGTGACATGGATGTTGCCCGGTGGCCTGCCTCATATAGGTATTGTGACATACGAGCGCTCACCTGACGAAAAAAGGCCACTGATCGCCCACAACATTGGCAGAGGGCCGGAGATCGCCGATATGCTCTTCGACTATCCGGTCACGGGACATTTCAGATATATCCGGTGA
- a CDS encoding cysteine synthase family protein: MRGSTMGIDNNILQAIGNTSIVRLRKVVPPGCAKIFVKLEWENPTGSMKDRAAQAMISRAEEDGRLKPGDTVIEYTGGSTGVSLALICVAKGYKLHIITSDAFSRDKLNQMSAFGAELTLVPSEGGRTTKKLILDMIETARESSRKPHTYWTDQLNNTDSIAGYYPLAEEILSQTDGEIDAFVQSVGTGASSRGVATVLKRYNPGIRAIAVEPGESAVLSGGEAGPHKIEGVGIGYKPPLWDPGLIDETVAVKTEEAKEMTRRLAREEGLFAGTSSGANVTAAIRVGEKLGPDACVVTLMVDSGLKYLSTDVYGN, translated from the coding sequence ATGCGGGGGTCGACCATGGGTATTGATAATAATATACTCCAGGCGATAGGGAACACTTCCATCGTGCGACTGCGAAAGGTAGTTCCGCCAGGCTGCGCGAAAATCTTTGTGAAGCTGGAATGGGAAAATCCGACGGGCAGCATGAAAGACCGGGCCGCGCAGGCGATGATCTCAAGAGCGGAGGAAGATGGCAGGTTGAAACCAGGGGATACTGTTATCGAATACACTGGAGGAAGCACTGGTGTTTCGCTAGCTTTGATATGCGTGGCTAAAGGGTACAAGCTTCATATTATCACTTCCGACGCGTTCAGCAGGGACAAGTTGAACCAGATGTCGGCTTTCGGGGCCGAGCTTACCCTTGTACCGAGCGAAGGCGGACGCACCACAAAGAAATTGATTCTCGATATGATCGAAACGGCCAGGGAATCAAGCAGAAAACCGCATACTTACTGGACAGACCAGCTCAACAATACTGACAGTATCGCTGGATATTATCCTCTTGCTGAAGAGATATTGAGCCAGACAGATGGCGAGATAGACGCTTTTGTCCAGTCTGTGGGTACCGGGGCTTCGTCTCGTGGAGTAGCGACGGTGCTGAAGCGATATAATCCCGGGATCAGGGCAATAGCCGTCGAGCCCGGTGAATCAGCCGTATTGTCGGGCGGAGAAGCCGGCCCCCACAAGATCGAGGGTGTTGGGATTGGTTATAAGCCTCCGCTGTGGGATCCAGGCCTGATCGATGAGACTGTCGCGGTCAAAACTGAAGAGGCGAAAGAAATGACCAGGCGCCTGGCCCGGGAGGAAGGTCTTTTCGCAGGGACGTCGTCAGGGGCGAATGTCACCGCGGCCATCCGGGTGGGGGAAAAATTGGGCCCGGACGCCTGCGTTGTCACCTTGATGGTCGATTCGGGGCTTAAATATCTCAGTACAGATGTCTATGGCAACTAA